The segment TCCTGGCCAAACACTTAGGCGGCCGCTACCAGGAATCTATGTCACCCGCTGTGGCCACGCGCTTGAAGGAGATCACCGTTGATGTGAAAACCGTAGCGCTTGCAGCACCCAAAAGCGAGTAAAACAAACGGCTAAAGACTTTCAGTCTGCTTACTGCCCAGCTCAGGTTTTCTTCTGGCATGCTTTCCCAAATAGCTGGGCAAAGCACCGCCTTAGGAGAACCTGAGCTGTTTTTTATTCCTTCTAAGCCAATGATGCTTGTTGAAGTATGATCATTGAGACGTATTTCTACCTCTATTTTACTGCGACTGGTTGTGCAAAATCATCACCGAGTAATGTGACGCTCATCGGAAACCTTGCCCATCAGCATGCCGTGAACCCTACCTGAAGGAGCCAGGCTTTAGGTCTGTTTTCCAGAAAATCGAATCAAAACCCACTAACTCTAAGAAAAAACAGACGCCCGTCATAGTGGTAACCTGTTTCTGGGCTGTCTTGCAGAAAACGGGGCTAAAACAGGAGAAGCAAAAAAGCGGGTAGTCTTGCCAGAAGCTTACGCATCGCGGCACTTCCGCTTTCTTCTTAGGACCCTTGTCCAGACAAGGGTATTTCACCTCCGTTTTGGTACACGTCAGGCAAAACTCCTTTTCGCTTTATTCCAGGTGTACCCTTCGCTTTAAGGTTGAATTTCATTTCTGATTCATAAAACTGCAGGTGATGCAATTGAAAGCACTTTTCACAAACTGGACCAAGGTAGCAGGTTTGCTGCTCATGGCAGGCGCGCTGGCCTGGACCATAAAATTGGGGGTGATCATCTCCACCAATGGCAGAATCATAGATACCGGAGCCGCGGCCTTTCTCATGAAAGCAGGCATCCTATTGCTGGTGGCAGGGTCCACCGGAATAGGTCACCGGTTAAGTCTTCATCAACCCGTTTGGGTCAAGGTGCTTGCGATCATTCTTTCAACGGTGGTTGTTTTCGGCTTGTTTCTGCTGTTTGCGAAAGTCGCTTCTTCCCTCCTGGTGGCACCCTTGCTGGAAGGCAGTAACATCTGGTATGCGCAGCAGGAGGCACCCATCGGCATGGCCGTGTTCTTTTTCCTGATTGTGGGGTTCCTGCTTTACAGAAGCTACAGATCAGTTGCCCGTTAGTCTTTCTCTTTTTCCTTAATACCCTGTTTCCTTCGTCATTTTTTTAAGCTAAATCTATAAAACTATCATGTTCCGTAAAATCTTGAAGTGGACAGCCCTTGTCTTGGTTCTTCTTCTTAGTGGGATAGCGGTTGCTACCATGTTCCGGCAGCACCTGACCTATGAAGCCCCTTACCCTAATGTGAAGACCTCCACAGATCTGGCCATGATAGAGAAAGGCAAGCACATTGTCATGGTAGAAAAAGCCTGCGTATAGTGCCATAGCTCTGCGCTGAACATAGAGGTGCTGAAGAAGGGCGAAGAGCCTTCCCTGGTCGGAAACAAAAAAGTGGAGACACCCTTCGGCACCATTTTCACCACCAACCTCACCCCTGACCCCAAGACCGGAATAGGCAAAATGACCGATGCGGAGATTGCCCGTGTCTTGCGCTACGGAGTAAAACCAAACGGCGAGGCAGTACTTCCTTTCATGCAGGGACAGGACATGAGCGACGAAGACCTGGTAGCCGTCATTTCCTATCTCAGATCCATCAAACCAATCGAGAACAAAGTGCCGGACCACGAGTTCACCCTGCTGGGGAAATTTGCCAGAGCCTTTATGCTGAAGCCTGCTGCTCCTGAACCAACCGAAAGCCTGGCCAGGAAATAATAAGGGCTGGCCACAAACTTCAGGGATACACGGTCCTGAAAAGCCGGGCCGAGCCAAGGAAATTAAATAGAGTGTAGAGCATACACAAAAGCCAAAGCCTCTGCCAAAAGCCGAGGCTTTGGCTTTTGTGGGTATATTACTTCCCGTTTTCTGCTGAGAATAGCCCTGCCTGGGCTGTAGCTTCTTTAGACCCGTTTACCAAATTGAAATCACTTCATATGCCATCCCTTCTCCGCACCCTGCTGCTTTTCTGCTGCCTTCTTTATAGCCTGGCAGGGCGGGCACAAACCACGCAGGGAATCATTGAACCTGAGCCGGTGGGTGGCACGGTAGATCTGGCGCTGGTGTACTATAAGATCAACTTCACTCAGGAACAGCGGCAGTACCTGACGGAGAAATCCATTGAGTTAATTTTTCCCATCAGTGCAGAGGGGAAAGCTAAGCTGGAGAAGATAAACGGCGTCACTGATCCCGTGATTCTGGACAGTCTGGTGCAAGCATCTGCCCGGGTGCCGCGCTTTCGGCCCAAAGAG is part of the Rufibacter tibetensis genome and harbors:
- a CDS encoding c-type cytochrome, which gives rise to MLKKGEEPSLVGNKKVETPFGTIFTTNLTPDPKTGIGKMTDAEIARVLRYGVKPNGEAVLPFMQGQDMSDEDLVAVISYLRSIKPIENKVPDHEFTLLGKFARAFMLKPAAPEPTESLARK